In Variovorax paradoxus, a single genomic region encodes these proteins:
- the phaP gene encoding TIGR01841 family phasin (Members of this family are phasins (small proteins associated with inclusions such as PHA granules). Note that several different families of phasins have been named PhaP despite very little sequence similarity to each other.): protein MATAKKAAAKKTTASSSGSSKAAAPSAAEMLNPLKNLKNMTDRLQELNLTGGAGKLLESGRKDLQALMQANEKSYQGLQTVVQRQTEMIKSAITEWQTAAKEMPGKDPKENLAKLDELGRQSFQRAIDDIKELANLAAKSQADAFDVVRQRIQSNVDEVTKLLQRK, encoded by the coding sequence ATGGCCACTGCCAAGAAAGCCGCCGCCAAGAAGACCACTGCCAGCAGCAGTGGCAGCAGCAAGGCGGCTGCCCCCAGCGCCGCCGAGATGCTCAACCCGCTGAAGAACCTCAAGAACATGACCGACCGCCTGCAGGAGCTCAACTTGACCGGCGGCGCGGGCAAGCTGCTCGAAAGCGGCCGCAAGGACCTGCAGGCGCTGATGCAGGCCAACGAGAAGTCCTACCAGGGCCTGCAGACGGTGGTGCAGCGGCAGACCGAGATGATCAAGAGCGCCATCACCGAATGGCAGACCGCCGCCAAGGAAATGCCCGGCAAGGACCCGAAGGAAAACCTCGCCAAGCTCGACGAGCTCGGCCGCCAATCGTTCCAGCGCGCCATCGACGACATCAAGGAGCTGGCCAACCTTGCCGCCAAGTCGCAGGCCGACGCCTTCGACGTGGTGCGCCAGCGCATCCAGTCCAACGTGGACGAAGTCACCAAGCTGCTGCAGCGCAAGTAA
- a CDS encoding alpha/beta fold hydrolase, translating into MTTAAPPIERRTPANHVELAWNSFGDPGAPPLLLVMGLGAQMVAWDDAFCTRLAETGGHRVIRFDNRDIGHSTHLSHLGVPDIQALMAQAMTGQPLRVPYTLRDMAQDCIGLLDALGIERAHIVGASMGGAIGQELAIHHPRRMRSFTSIMSTTGNPALPPPTAEAMAVLFSPAPTTFDAYVAHHAKVWRVLRGPSAFPLDEARDAERAQLVFLRGLNPPGVARQLAAILASGNRKPALRDVRVPTLVIHGDADPLVPVACGVDVADAIAGAALLRIPRMGHALPIEMWPQIVDAIAAHTARHSHD; encoded by the coding sequence ATGACCACCGCAGCGCCCCCCATCGAGCGGCGCACGCCCGCCAACCACGTCGAACTGGCCTGGAACAGCTTCGGCGACCCCGGCGCGCCGCCGCTGCTGCTGGTGATGGGCCTCGGCGCCCAGATGGTGGCGTGGGACGACGCCTTCTGCACGCGCCTGGCCGAGACCGGCGGGCACCGGGTGATCCGCTTCGACAACCGCGACATCGGCCACTCCACGCACCTGTCCCACCTGGGCGTGCCCGACATCCAGGCGCTGATGGCGCAGGCCATGACCGGCCAGCCGCTGCGGGTGCCCTACACGCTGCGCGACATGGCCCAGGACTGCATCGGCCTGCTCGACGCGCTCGGCATCGAGCGGGCGCACATCGTCGGCGCCTCGATGGGCGGCGCCATCGGGCAGGAGCTGGCCATTCACCATCCGCGGCGGATGCGCTCGTTCACCAGCATCATGTCGACCACCGGCAACCCGGCGCTGCCGCCGCCCACGGCGGAAGCGATGGCGGTGCTGTTCTCGCCCGCGCCGACCACCTTCGACGCTTACGTGGCGCACCACGCGAAGGTGTGGCGCGTGCTGCGCGGGCCGTCGGCTTTTCCGCTCGACGAGGCCCGCGATGCCGAACGCGCCCAGCTGGTCTTCCTGCGCGGGCTCAACCCTCCCGGCGTGGCGCGCCAGCTCGCGGCCATCCTCGCGTCGGGCAATCGCAAGCCGGCGCTGCGCGACGTGCGCGTGCCGACGCTGGTGATCCACGGCGACGCCGATCCGCTCGTGCCGGTGGCCTGCGGCGTCGACGTGGCCGACGCGATCGCGGGCGCCGCCCTGCTGCGCATACCGCGCATGGGCCATGCGCTGCCGATCGAGATGTGGCCGCAGATCGTCGACGCCATCGCGGCGCACACGGCCCGTCACTCGCACGACTGA
- a CDS encoding alpha/beta fold hydrolase, with amino-acid sequence MMPTAEAFALPDIRAEIERAIQRNIKGLEFLTSAAPAVGQTPKDEIHRRGTLSLYHYRPLVDELYRVPVLMVMATTNRAYIFDLAPGQSMVEYLLLKGYDVYVMDWNAPRPDEKRLRIEDYVLDFIPDSIRRVQEDSGEEDVTVAGYCMGGVLSTLYAALHPGGPMKNLALFTTPVDFSRMKLFHAWSDRRYFDVDRLIDTVGNVPPEMLFASFDMLRPAGRGAGVVQLWDNMDNDEFVKSYRMFDRWGAEMLPLAGEYFRQTVKELMWDNKLHKGELELGGRPVRLQNIKVPVLHALAQHDHIVPYEAGQPLIAGIGSADKEEVVLKGGHVSLAAGPNAVRRLWPKLDDWLGVRST; translated from the coding sequence ATGATGCCCACCGCCGAGGCGTTCGCCCTGCCCGACATCCGCGCCGAGATCGAGCGCGCGATCCAGCGCAACATCAAGGGCCTGGAGTTCCTCACGTCGGCCGCGCCCGCCGTCGGCCAGACGCCGAAGGACGAGATCCACCGGCGCGGCACGCTGAGCCTCTACCACTACCGCCCGCTGGTCGACGAGCTCTACCGCGTGCCGGTGCTGATGGTCATGGCCACCACCAACCGCGCCTACATCTTCGACCTCGCGCCGGGCCAGAGCATGGTCGAGTACCTGCTGCTGAAGGGCTACGACGTCTACGTGATGGACTGGAACGCGCCGCGCCCCGACGAGAAGCGCCTGCGCATCGAGGACTACGTGCTCGACTTCATTCCCGATTCCATCCGCCGCGTGCAGGAGGACTCGGGCGAGGAAGACGTCACCGTCGCCGGCTACTGCATGGGCGGCGTGCTCTCCACCCTCTACGCCGCGCTGCATCCCGGCGGGCCGATGAAGAACCTGGCGCTCTTCACCACGCCCGTCGATTTCAGCCGCATGAAGCTGTTCCATGCCTGGTCGGACCGCCGCTACTTCGACGTCGACCGGCTGATCGACACCGTCGGCAACGTGCCGCCCGAGATGCTGTTCGCCTCCTTCGACATGCTGCGCCCCGCGGGCCGCGGCGCGGGCGTGGTGCAGTTGTGGGACAACATGGACAACGACGAATTCGTCAAGTCGTACCGCATGTTCGACCGCTGGGGCGCAGAGATGCTGCCGCTGGCCGGCGAGTACTTCCGCCAGACCGTGAAAGAGCTCATGTGGGACAACAAGCTCCACAAGGGCGAGCTGGAGCTGGGCGGGCGCCCGGTGCGGCTGCAGAACATCAAGGTGCCGGTGCTGCACGCGCTCGCGCAGCACGACCACATCGTGCCGTACGAGGCCGGCCAGCCGCTGATTGCCGGCATCGGCTCGGCCGACAAGGAAGAAGTGGTGCTCAAGGGCGGACACGTGAGCCTTGCCGCCGGCCCCAACGCGGTCCGCAGGCTGTGGCCCAAACTCGACGACTGGCTGGGGGTGCGATCGACATGA
- a CDS encoding GNAT family N-acetyltransferase, with protein sequence MTSVSSSRSYPRIVPNPQGEIALRLMTADDADAVLDFARALPAHDLLFLPRDITQPRVMDAWVRAIERGDIDSVLAVRGGIVLGCAAVIRDPHSWSGHVAELRVLAAPALRGSGLGQQLAREACALAIERGQEKLVAQMTVDQRGAIAVFQALGFRPEALLGKHVRDHKGQAHDIVVLSHDVAQFEAQMRAYGMAEALGA encoded by the coding sequence ATGACATCCGTTTCCTCCTCGCGCAGCTACCCGCGCATCGTGCCCAACCCGCAGGGCGAGATCGCGCTGCGCCTCATGACCGCGGACGACGCCGACGCGGTGCTCGACTTCGCGCGCGCCCTGCCCGCGCACGACCTGCTCTTTCTGCCGCGCGACATCACCCAGCCCCGGGTGATGGACGCCTGGGTGCGCGCCATCGAGCGCGGCGACATCGACAGCGTGCTAGCGGTGCGCGGCGGCATCGTGCTCGGATGCGCGGCCGTCATCCGCGATCCGCACTCCTGGTCGGGCCACGTGGCCGAGCTGCGGGTGCTGGCGGCGCCCGCGCTGCGCGGCAGCGGCCTGGGCCAGCAACTGGCGCGCGAGGCCTGCGCGCTGGCCATCGAACGCGGGCAGGAAAAGCTCGTCGCCCAGATGACCGTCGACCAGCGCGGCGCCATCGCCGTGTTCCAGGCGCTGGGCTTCCGGCCCGAGGCGCTCTTGGGCAAGCACGTCAGGGACCATAAGGGGCAGGCCCACGACATCGTGGTGCTGAGCCACGACGTGGCGCAGTTCGAGGCCCAGATGCGGGCCTACGGAATGGCCGAGGCGCTGGGCGCCTGA
- a CDS encoding peptide chain release factor 3 — MSFVAETRRRRTFAIISHPDAGKTTLTEKLLLFSGAIQIAGSVKARKASRHATSDWMEIEKQRGISVASSVMQMLYRDHVINLLDTPGHKDFSEDTYRVLTAVDSALMVIDAANGVEAQTRRLIEVCRQRDTPIITFVNKMDREVREPLDILDEVERELGMPCVPMTWPVGQGKTFRGIMNLRTQAMTVFESGSERLPQDFETIPLSERETLTKRFGADFETAMESMELATGASPAWDREAFLAGKQTPVFFGSGVNNFGVMEVLDALVDLAPSPQSRTSTTLVNRQPVVKEIQPEDKDFAGVVFKVQANMDANHRDRIAFVRMASGKYTPGMKLKVQRTSKELRPTSVVTFMSQRREAVEEAYAGDIVGFTTHGGVQLGDTITDGASLQFTGLPFFAPELFMTVILKNPLRTKQLQQGLAQLGEEGAIQVFRPEVGGPMLLGAVGQLQFEVVQHRLKAEYDADVRLEGCQYTGARWITADTPAELREFVNAYPVRMAKDAADTLAFLCTSPYDVRLAQERFPKIHFHPLREHAGLALQSAG, encoded by the coding sequence TTGTCTTTTGTTGCCGAAACCCGCCGCCGTCGCACCTTCGCGATCATTTCCCACCCTGACGCCGGCAAGACCACGCTGACCGAAAAGCTGCTGCTTTTCTCGGGCGCGATCCAGATCGCCGGCTCGGTGAAGGCGCGCAAGGCCTCGCGCCATGCCACGTCCGACTGGATGGAAATCGAAAAGCAGCGCGGCATCTCGGTGGCCTCGTCGGTCATGCAGATGCTGTACCGCGACCACGTGATCAACCTGCTCGACACACCCGGCCACAAGGACTTCTCGGAAGACACCTACCGCGTGCTCACCGCCGTCGACTCGGCGCTGATGGTGATCGACGCGGCCAACGGCGTGGAAGCGCAGACGCGCCGGCTGATCGAGGTCTGCCGCCAGCGCGACACGCCCATCATCACTTTCGTCAACAAGATGGACCGCGAAGTGCGCGAGCCGCTGGACATCCTCGACGAGGTGGAGCGCGAGCTGGGCATGCCCTGCGTGCCCATGACCTGGCCCGTAGGCCAGGGCAAGACCTTCCGCGGGATCATGAACCTGCGCACGCAGGCCATGACGGTGTTCGAGTCAGGCAGCGAGCGGCTGCCGCAAGACTTCGAGACCATTCCGCTGAGCGAGCGCGAAACGCTCACCAAGCGCTTCGGCGCCGACTTCGAGACCGCCATGGAAAGCATGGAGCTGGCCACCGGCGCCTCGCCCGCCTGGGACCGCGAGGCCTTCCTGGCCGGCAAGCAGACGCCCGTGTTCTTCGGCTCCGGCGTGAACAACTTCGGCGTGATGGAAGTGCTGGACGCGCTGGTCGACCTGGCGCCTTCGCCGCAGTCGCGCACCAGCACCACGCTGGTCAACCGCCAGCCGGTGGTCAAGGAGATCCAGCCCGAGGACAAGGACTTCGCGGGCGTGGTCTTCAAGGTGCAGGCCAACATGGACGCCAACCACCGCGACCGCATCGCCTTCGTGCGCATGGCCTCGGGCAAGTACACGCCCGGCATGAAGCTCAAGGTGCAGCGCACGTCGAAGGAGCTGCGCCCCACCAGCGTCGTGACCTTCATGAGCCAGCGCCGCGAGGCCGTGGAAGAGGCCTACGCCGGCGACATCGTGGGCTTCACCACCCACGGCGGGGTGCAGCTGGGCGACACCATCACCGACGGCGCGAGCCTGCAGTTCACCGGCCTGCCCTTCTTCGCGCCCGAGCTGTTCATGACGGTGATCCTGAAGAACCCGTTGCGCACCAAGCAGCTGCAGCAGGGCCTGGCCCAGCTCGGCGAAGAAGGCGCCATCCAGGTGTTCCGCCCCGAAGTCGGCGGCCCGATGCTGCTCGGCGCGGTCGGCCAGCTGCAGTTCGAAGTGGTGCAACACCGCCTGAAGGCCGAGTACGACGCCGACGTGCGGCTCGAAGGCTGCCAATACACCGGCGCGCGCTGGATCACGGCCGACACCCCGGCCGAACTGCGCGAGTTCGTGAACGCCTATCCGGTGCGCATGGCCAAGGACGCGGCAGACACGCTGGCCTTTCTGTGCACATCGCCTTACGACGTGCGGCTGGCGCAGGAGCGCTTTCCGAAGATCCACTTCCATCCGCTGCGGGAGCATGCGGGGTTGGCTCTGCAGAGCGCGGGCTGA
- a CDS encoding ABC transporter permease: MGSLRLLMRLVAASLSGQARYPASALMLTTGQFLGTGIEVIAVWALFHRFGEVQGWQLGEVALFYGLVNCMFAVADALGRGFDTLGTEFLRTGAFDRLLLRPRPVALQLMGHDFRISRAGRLLQGALVLVFATVQANIAWTPAAIGIALFALAGGAALFLGILVLQGTLSFWTVESLEIANVLTYGGVQAAQYPLALYAQWFRRVLTFIVPLACVAYYPALAILGKPDPLGAPAWMGLVSPLAGFVFLAAAFGVWRFGLRHYASTGS; this comes from the coding sequence ATGGGATCGCTCCGCCTACTCATGAGACTCGTCGCCGCCTCCCTCAGCGGCCAGGCGCGTTACCCCGCTTCGGCACTGATGCTGACGACGGGCCAGTTCCTCGGCACAGGCATCGAGGTCATCGCCGTCTGGGCGCTGTTCCATCGCTTCGGCGAAGTGCAGGGCTGGCAGCTTGGCGAAGTGGCGCTGTTCTACGGGCTCGTGAACTGCATGTTCGCCGTCGCCGACGCGCTGGGCCGCGGGTTCGACACGTTAGGCACCGAGTTCCTTCGCACCGGCGCCTTCGACCGGCTGCTGCTGCGCCCGCGCCCCGTCGCGTTGCAACTGATGGGGCACGACTTCCGCATCAGCCGCGCGGGCCGCCTGCTGCAAGGCGCGCTGGTGCTGGTGTTCGCGACGGTGCAGGCCAACATCGCCTGGACGCCGGCAGCCATCGGCATCGCGCTCTTCGCGCTGGCCGGCGGCGCGGCGCTGTTCCTCGGCATCCTGGTGCTGCAGGGCACGCTGTCGTTCTGGACCGTCGAGAGCCTTGAGATCGCCAATGTGCTGACCTACGGCGGCGTGCAGGCGGCGCAATACCCGCTGGCGTTGTACGCGCAGTGGTTCCGGCGCGTGCTGACCTTCATCGTGCCGCTGGCCTGCGTGGCGTACTACCCGGCGCTGGCGATCCTGGGCAAGCCCGATCCGCTCGGCGCGCCCGCATGGATGGGGTTGGTGTCGCCGCTCGCGGGTTTCGTGTTCCTCGCGGCGGCTTTCGGGGTGTGGCGCTTCGGGTTGCGCCACTATGCGTCGACCGGGAGCTGA
- a CDS encoding ABC transporter permease, whose product MLQYRTAALAGFGTQCWWGGIKVMVLAAFYGGASMAGTPMSLTQAITYSWLSQGLLVLVPWLGDPEVAQAVRTGAVAYDRLRPVDAYALWFARSAGWIAARVLPRVALMAAFAAVALPLVGLGDWAWKPPASFAAAIAFLASSVLALLLSTSMVMLLNIAATAALNERGINALAGPVVIVFSGNLLPLMLLPNAWQTALLLQPFAGVVDIPARIYFGLMSGWQAMAGLGLQSFWIVVLVVFGRMAMQRTMRRLEVQGG is encoded by the coding sequence ATGCTGCAGTACCGCACGGCCGCGCTCGCGGGTTTCGGCACGCAGTGCTGGTGGGGCGGCATCAAGGTGATGGTGCTGGCCGCCTTCTACGGCGGCGCGTCGATGGCCGGCACGCCGATGTCGTTGACGCAGGCCATCACCTACAGCTGGCTCTCGCAGGGCCTGCTGGTGCTGGTGCCGTGGCTCGGCGACCCGGAGGTGGCCCAGGCCGTGCGCACCGGCGCGGTGGCCTATGACCGGCTGAGGCCGGTCGATGCTTATGCGCTGTGGTTCGCGCGCAGCGCGGGCTGGATCGCGGCGCGCGTGTTGCCGCGCGTGGCGTTGATGGCGGCCTTCGCGGCTGTCGCGTTGCCGCTGGTCGGGCTGGGCGATTGGGCCTGGAAGCCGCCGGCGAGTTTTGCGGCCGCGATCGCGTTTCTCGCGTCTTCCGTGCTGGCGCTGCTGTTGTCCACGTCGATGGTGATGCTGCTTAACATCGCCGCGACCGCCGCGCTCAACGAACGCGGAATCAACGCGCTGGCGGGGCCCGTGGTCATCGTCTTTTCGGGAAACCTGCTGCCGCTGATGCTGTTGCCGAATGCATGGCAGACGGCGCTGCTGCTGCAGCCCTTCGCGGGCGTGGTCGACATCCCGGCGCGGATCTATTTCGGGTTGATGAGCGGCTGGCAGGCCATGGCGGGGCTGGGCCTGCAGTCGTTCTGGATCGTGGTGCTGGTCGTGTTCGGCCGCATGGCGATGCAGCGGACGATGCGGCGGCTGGAGGTGCAGGGTGGTTGA
- a CDS encoding ABC transporter ATP-binding protein, translating to MPHILVDNLLKTYRISERDPGVMGALRGLVHRRHRTVEALSGVSFSLERGELLGFIGPNGAGKSTTIKILAGILRADGGRVEVDGRDPFADRERHVGRIGVVFGQRTQLWWDLPVGDGFDLLRDIYRVDPARYRRTRDELVALLSLERVLGQPVRQLSLGQRMRAEIAAALLHEPDILFLDEPTIGLDAPSKLAVRDFVRRANRERGTTVLLTTHDMHDIEALAQRVIIIGHGRVLADSPVEALRAQVMAERRLVVDFAQDAALPAQVEGARVHSRDGQTLVLDFDPAVTTAPALIARIAAGHAVEDIRLEGLAIEAVIARFYAMHGAAEA from the coding sequence ATGCCTCACATCCTCGTCGACAACCTCCTCAAGACCTACCGCATCTCCGAGCGCGACCCCGGCGTGATGGGCGCGCTGCGCGGGCTCGTGCACCGCCGCCATCGCACGGTGGAGGCGCTGTCGGGCGTGTCGTTCTCGCTCGAGCGCGGCGAGCTGCTGGGCTTCATAGGCCCCAACGGCGCGGGCAAGTCGACCACCATCAAGATCCTCGCCGGCATCCTGCGCGCCGACGGCGGGCGCGTGGAAGTCGATGGACGCGACCCCTTCGCCGACCGCGAGCGGCACGTGGGGCGCATCGGCGTGGTCTTCGGCCAGCGCACGCAGCTGTGGTGGGACCTCCCGGTTGGCGACGGCTTCGACCTGCTGCGCGACATCTACCGCGTGGACCCCGCGCGCTACCGCCGCACACGCGACGAACTGGTGGCGCTGCTGAGCCTGGAGCGCGTGCTCGGCCAGCCGGTGCGGCAACTCTCGCTGGGCCAGCGCATGCGCGCGGAAATCGCCGCGGCGCTGCTGCACGAGCCCGACATCTTGTTCCTGGACGAGCCGACCATCGGCCTCGACGCACCGTCGAAACTGGCCGTGCGCGACTTCGTGCGCCGCGCCAACCGGGAGCGCGGCACCACCGTGCTGCTGACCACGCACGACATGCACGACATCGAGGCGCTGGCGCAGCGCGTGATCATCATCGGCCACGGCCGCGTGCTGGCCGACAGCCCGGTGGAGGCGCTGCGCGCGCAGGTGATGGCCGAGCGCCGCCTGGTGGTCGACTTCGCGCAGGACGCGGCGCTGCCCGCGCAGGTGGAGGGCGCCAGGGTGCATTCGCGCGACGGCCAGACGCTGGTGCTGGACTTCGATCCCGCGGTGACGACCGCGCCCGCGCTGATCGCGCGCATCGCGGCCGGCCATGCGGTGGAAGACATCCGCCTCGAGGGCCTGGCCATCGAGGCCGTCATCGCGCGCTTCTACGCGATGCACGGAGCGGCCGAAGCGTGA
- a CDS encoding HAD-IIB family hydrolase, producing MSAPSSLPASPNHLLPLTRWEASARGALVGVFTDIDDTLTSEGAITPDALQALADLKAAGLAVVAITGRPVGWSLPFVTTWPVDAIVAENGAVALLPAASGQVEKRYQQDAATRAANLARMQAVLARIEREIPGAARATDSPGRETDIAIDHSEFVQLDDATVARVVALMRGEGMHATVSSIHINGWYGDNDKLEGARWIVRELWDRMLDDEMNRWAYVGDSTNDQLMFRSFAHSIGVANVARFVPQLEHLPRYVTQGERGAGFAEAARAVLAARRA from the coding sequence ATGTCCGCGCCGTCTTCCCTGCCCGCTTCGCCGAACCACCTGCTGCCGCTGACCCGTTGGGAGGCATCGGCGCGCGGCGCGCTGGTCGGCGTCTTCACGGACATCGACGACACGCTGACCAGCGAGGGCGCGATCACGCCGGACGCCTTGCAGGCGCTGGCGGACCTCAAGGCCGCGGGCCTCGCGGTGGTTGCGATCACGGGCCGGCCCGTGGGTTGGAGCCTGCCGTTCGTCACCACCTGGCCGGTCGATGCCATCGTGGCCGAGAACGGCGCGGTGGCGCTGCTGCCCGCCGCCAGCGGACAGGTCGAGAAGCGCTACCAGCAGGATGCCGCGACACGCGCCGCCAACCTCGCGCGCATGCAGGCGGTGCTGGCGCGCATCGAACGCGAGATTCCGGGCGCCGCGCGCGCCACCGACTCGCCGGGCCGCGAGACCGACATCGCCATCGACCACAGCGAGTTCGTGCAACTCGACGACGCCACCGTCGCGCGGGTGGTGGCGCTGATGCGCGGCGAAGGCATGCACGCCACCGTGAGCAGCATCCACATCAACGGCTGGTACGGCGACAACGACAAGCTCGAGGGCGCGCGCTGGATCGTGCGCGAGCTGTGGGACCGCATGCTCGACGACGAAATGAACCGCTGGGCCTACGTGGGCGACTCCACCAACGACCAGCTGATGTTCCGCAGCTTCGCGCACAGCATCGGCGTGGCGAATGTGGCGCGCTTCGTGCCGCAGCTCGAACACCTGCCGCGCTACGTGACGCAGGGCGAGCGCGGCGCGGGGTTCGCCGAAGCTGCACGCGCGGTGCTGGCCGCGCGGCGCGCATAG
- a CDS encoding MFS transporter has translation MPSTCPELAVATADISARAKPRRLPASVAFPLLAAVLFGFFFAAAAPSPLFVVFQHAWHFSSSLLTVAFAIYAIALLISLLVAGSLSDHIGRRPVVLGALALQAVAMGLFLLAQDIGGLIVARVVQGIATGVASGALSAAVVEAAPASRKRLGALITSVSPLAGLALGALLTGMAVKFSVQPVMLVFGVLAVVFALGAAVVLWMPETVTRRPGAWASLVPRVSIPARARAEFARGLPVFIAVWALGGLFLSLAPSLMLHVFGVDNGVVNGLTVAVLSGVGAIAPTLLGRLAAPRPAIVGMASIAAGLVLLLASLATRSLALFFVGTAVAGVGFGGAFSALVQTLAPLAQSHERGELFAAIFVVSYLAFSLPAMLAGFLVKPLGLLATVEGYAAVLLLIAVYGVWNQWAALRKAPGA, from the coding sequence ATGCCATCCACCTGCCCTGAACTGGCCGTCGCCACCGCCGACATCTCTGCCCGCGCCAAGCCCCGGCGGTTGCCGGCGAGCGTGGCGTTTCCCTTGCTGGCCGCCGTGTTGTTCGGCTTTTTCTTCGCGGCGGCCGCGCCATCGCCGCTGTTCGTGGTGTTCCAGCACGCCTGGCACTTCTCGTCGTCCTTGCTCACCGTGGCCTTCGCGATCTACGCGATTGCGCTGCTGATCTCGCTGCTGGTGGCGGGCTCGCTGTCCGACCACATCGGGCGGCGCCCGGTGGTGCTGGGAGCGCTGGCGCTGCAGGCCGTGGCGATGGGGCTCTTCCTGCTGGCGCAGGACATCGGCGGGCTGATCGTCGCGCGGGTGGTGCAGGGCATCGCCACGGGTGTCGCGAGCGGCGCGTTGAGCGCGGCGGTGGTCGAGGCCGCGCCGGCATCGCGCAAGCGGCTGGGCGCGTTGATCACCAGCGTGTCGCCGCTGGCCGGCCTAGCGCTCGGCGCGCTGCTGACGGGCATGGCGGTGAAGTTCTCTGTCCAGCCCGTGATGCTGGTTTTCGGCGTGCTGGCCGTGGTGTTCGCGCTCGGCGCGGCGGTGGTGCTGTGGATGCCCGAGACGGTGACGCGTCGCCCCGGCGCATGGGCTTCGCTGGTGCCGCGTGTGTCGATCCCCGCGCGGGCCCGCGCCGAGTTCGCGCGCGGCCTGCCGGTGTTCATTGCGGTGTGGGCGCTCGGTGGGTTGTTTCTGTCGCTGGCGCCATCGCTGATGCTGCATGTGTTCGGCGTCGACAACGGCGTGGTCAACGGGCTCACGGTGGCGGTGCTGTCGGGCGTCGGAGCGATCGCGCCGACGCTGCTGGGGCGCCTCGCCGCGCCGCGGCCCGCCATCGTCGGCATGGCCAGCATCGCGGCCGGGCTGGTGCTGCTGCTGGCGTCGCTGGCCACGCGCTCGCTCGCGCTGTTCTTCGTCGGCACCGCGGTGGCGGGCGTGGGCTTCGGCGGTGCGTTCTCGGCGCTGGTGCAGACGCTCGCGCCGCTGGCGCAGTCGCACGAACGCGGCGAGCTGTTCGCGGCGATCTTCGTGGTGAGCTATCTCGCGTTCAGCCTGCCGGCGATGCTGGCGGGGTTCCTTGTCAAGCCGCTCGGTCTTCTGGCAACGGTCGAAGGCTATGCCGCCGTGCTGCTCCTGATTGCGGTCTACGGCGTGTGGAACCAGTGGGCGGCGCTGCGGAAAGCGCCCGGGGCCTGA
- a CDS encoding TetR/AcrR family transcriptional regulator encodes MNDITLPNKRPGGRSAQVQALVRTALEELVAEQGRERVTVPAVAERAGVSASSIYRRWGDLQGLLAETATHRLDPNRPLPNTGTLRQDLEAWARELIGHLAKPCNTSLLKAAAALANGDSDTDCLRNRRKEALALVEQAHARGERAPEPQQVIDHLIAPIVFRLVFGGDPVKPELAGRLVDELFALSSS; translated from the coding sequence ATGAACGACATCACCCTTCCCAACAAGCGTCCCGGTGGCCGCAGCGCGCAGGTGCAGGCGCTGGTGCGCACCGCGCTGGAAGAACTGGTGGCCGAGCAGGGCCGCGAGCGCGTCACCGTGCCGGCCGTGGCCGAGCGCGCCGGCGTCAGCGCGTCGAGCATCTACCGCCGCTGGGGCGACCTGCAGGGGCTGCTGGCCGAGACGGCCACCCACCGCCTGGACCCGAACCGCCCGCTGCCGAACACCGGCACCCTGCGCCAAGACCTGGAAGCCTGGGCGCGCGAACTCATCGGGCACCTGGCCAAGCCGTGCAATACCTCGTTGCTGAAAGCCGCGGCCGCGCTGGCCAACGGCGATTCGGACACCGACTGCCTGCGCAACCGCCGCAAGGAAGCGCTGGCGCTGGTCGAGCAGGCACACGCACGCGGCGAGCGCGCGCCCGAGCCGCAGCAGGTGATCGATCACCTGATCGCGCCGATCGTGTTCCGGCTGGTGTTCGGGGGCGATCCGGTGAAGCCGGAATTGGCGGGGCGGCTGGTGGACGAGCTGTTCGCGCTCAGTTCGTCTTGA